Proteins encoded in a region of the uncultured Erythrobacter sp. genome:
- a CDS encoding nuclear transport factor 2 family protein, producing the protein MSTPREMLSAVYAAAGARDWETVESLIHPDFVLYEAECLPFGGEWRGKDALQRCAAAMYGTWAEAKVDIHDITGGDSHGVTVLTLTMTSKRTGETFSQTVNECGAFEDGLLKELRIHYFDAAEVAAKV; encoded by the coding sequence ATGTCTACCCCGCGTGAAATGCTGTCAGCCGTTTATGCAGCGGCGGGTGCGCGCGATTGGGAGACGGTGGAATCCCTGATCCATCCGGACTTCGTGCTGTACGAAGCCGAGTGCCTACCGTTTGGCGGCGAATGGCGCGGCAAGGATGCGCTGCAACGCTGCGCGGCGGCGATGTACGGCACGTGGGCTGAGGCGAAGGTCGACATTCACGACATCACCGGCGGGGATAGTCATGGGGTGACGGTCCTGACGTTGACCATGACGTCAAAGCGCACCGGCGAGACCTTCAGTCAGACGGTCAATGAATGCGGCGCATTCGAAGACGGTTTGCTGAAGGAATTGCGCATCCATTACTTCGATGCGGCTGAGGTCGCAGCAAAGGTTTGA
- a CDS encoding class I SAM-dependent methyltransferase codes for MGTKYDTIGRGYSALRHPDPRIGTAIYSALGDAQSVLNVGAGAGSYEPTDRAVTPVEPSTEMIEQHPRKADVVQASAEDLPFPDKSFDASMAVLTVHHWPDQQAGLREMRRVTRGRIVLLTFDPAFRDIWLLDYLSELAELDDRQMPQMPQYEEWLGPISVTPVPIPHDCTDRFLYAHWRNPEAYLDPEIRKGSSSFWAIDSVEEKLSKLRDDLESREWERRYGHLRDRDELDLGYRLIIAETDLP; via the coding sequence ATGGGCACGAAATACGATACGATTGGGCGCGGCTATTCGGCGCTGCGACACCCTGATCCGCGCATCGGCACAGCGATCTACAGCGCATTGGGAGACGCGCAATCGGTGCTCAATGTCGGGGCCGGAGCCGGATCATACGAACCGACCGATCGGGCTGTAACGCCAGTGGAGCCATCCACCGAAATGATCGAGCAACACCCGCGCAAGGCCGATGTCGTTCAGGCCAGCGCAGAAGATTTGCCGTTCCCTGACAAGAGCTTCGATGCAAGCATGGCGGTGCTGACGGTCCATCATTGGCCCGACCAGCAGGCCGGTTTACGCGAGATGCGGCGCGTCACGCGCGGCAGGATTGTGCTGTTAACATTCGACCCTGCCTTCCGGGACATCTGGCTGCTCGACTATCTGTCAGAGCTCGCGGAGCTCGATGACAGGCAAATGCCGCAAATGCCGCAATACGAAGAATGGCTGGGCCCGATTTCAGTCACGCCCGTCCCGATCCCGCATGATTGCACCGATCGGTTCCTCTATGCCCATTGGCGCAATCCCGAAGCCTACCTTGATCCGGAAATACGCAAGGGCAGCTCTTCATTTTGGGCCATCGACAGCGTTGAGGAGAAACTCTCCAAACTGCGCGATGATCTGGAGAGTAGGGAGTGGGAACGCCGATACGGTCACTTGCGCGACAGGGACGAACTCGATCTGGGCTATCGCCTGATTATCGCCGAGACGGACTTACCCTAG
- a CDS encoding SDR family NAD(P)-dependent oxidoreductase: protein MSISVDLSGRTALITGASSGLGSRFGRILAANGANVALGARRKDRLEALAAEIGPQAAAVEMDVARNADVVAGFDAAEQAFGTIDTVIANAGVDGAGMINDMAEDEIERTLAINLKGAILTAREGAKRMIAAGNVKGRIVMVASITAFEPSPGLVAYSASKAGVVQAARSMAREWARAGICVNTISPGYIRTAINDEWFDTDLGKKQIARFPKRRLMADEGLDGPVLFLCSDAAEFVTGADFVLDDGQTL, encoded by the coding sequence ATGAGCATCTCTGTCGATCTTTCCGGGCGCACTGCGCTTATCACTGGCGCGTCATCGGGTCTCGGTTCCCGCTTTGGACGCATCCTCGCCGCGAATGGAGCAAATGTTGCACTCGGTGCGCGGCGCAAGGATCGGCTCGAGGCTTTGGCTGCTGAAATCGGACCACAAGCCGCAGCGGTAGAGATGGATGTCGCGCGCAACGCAGACGTGGTCGCGGGCTTCGACGCTGCCGAGCAAGCCTTCGGGACCATCGACACGGTGATCGCCAACGCCGGCGTCGATGGCGCAGGCATGATCAACGATATGGCCGAGGACGAGATTGAGCGCACACTCGCTATCAACCTCAAAGGCGCGATCCTGACCGCACGTGAAGGTGCCAAGCGAATGATCGCAGCGGGCAATGTGAAGGGACGGATCGTGATGGTCGCCTCGATCACCGCTTTCGAACCCTCACCCGGCCTGGTTGCCTACTCGGCCAGCAAGGCAGGCGTAGTGCAGGCCGCGCGCAGCATGGCCCGCGAATGGGCGCGCGCGGGAATCTGTGTGAACACGATTTCCCCCGGCTACATCCGCACCGCGATCAACGACGAATGGTTCGACACTGATCTCGGCAAGAAGCAGATCGCCCGCTTCCCCAAGCGTCGGTTGATGGCGGACGAAGGGCTGGACGGCCCCGTGCTGTTCCTTTGCTCTGACGCGGCGGAGTTTGTGACCGGCGCGGACTTCGTGCTGGATGACGGGCAGACTTTGTAG
- a CDS encoding thiamine pyrophosphate-dependent dehydrogenase E1 component subunit alpha — protein MAEIAKEIERDKLLDIYTRTMKVNRTDEKFRELLMQGKVAVMYYCVRGQELVSAAAMAALEDDDYVVCTYRGQGEQTAKGIPIEKWWGECLGKATGTCKGKGGTMHITDPDTGIMVTTGVVGSGLPIANGLAMASQNNGDGRVTLVSFGDGAANIGGFHEAMNMAQLYKLPVIFLCQNNRYGEHTAYADHTDSTDISSRAGGYGMKGIKVDGNNVNEVYPAMEEAVEHARSGKGPVLVEAMCYRMMGHFFGSDFSYMPPEHLEEMQKEDPLPKLRKVMLERQFTEEELDGIVAKIDAEIDAAVQHALDAPLPDTDEIHKDVLEETA, from the coding sequence ATGGCTGAGATCGCCAAAGAGATCGAGCGCGACAAGCTGCTCGATATCTACACCCGCACGATGAAGGTGAACCGCACCGACGAGAAATTCCGTGAACTGCTGATGCAGGGCAAGGTTGCGGTGATGTATTATTGCGTTCGCGGGCAGGAGCTTGTTTCGGCCGCTGCGATGGCAGCGCTGGAGGACGACGATTACGTTGTGTGCACCTATCGCGGGCAGGGCGAGCAGACGGCCAAGGGCATTCCGATTGAAAAGTGGTGGGGCGAATGCCTCGGCAAGGCGACCGGCACGTGCAAGGGCAAGGGCGGCACCATGCACATCACCGATCCCGACACCGGGATCATGGTGACAACCGGTGTGGTGGGTAGCGGTCTGCCGATTGCCAACGGGCTTGCGATGGCGAGCCAGAACAACGGTGATGGCCGCGTGACGCTGGTGAGCTTCGGCGATGGCGCCGCCAACATAGGCGGATTTCACGAAGCGATGAACATGGCCCAGCTCTACAAGCTGCCCGTGATCTTCCTGTGCCAGAACAACCGCTATGGTGAGCACACCGCCTATGCTGACCACACTGACAGCACCGACATTTCGAGCCGCGCCGGTGGTTACGGAATGAAAGGCATCAAGGTCGACGGAAACAACGTCAACGAGGTTTACCCGGCGATGGAAGAGGCCGTGGAGCACGCCCGCTCTGGCAAGGGGCCGGTGCTGGTCGAAGCCATGTGTTACCGGATGATGGGCCACTTCTTTGGCTCCGATTTCTCTTACATGCCCCCTGAGCATCTGGAAGAAATGCAAAAGGAAGACCCGCTGCCCAAGCTGCGTAAGGTCATGCTGGAACGGCAGTTCACCGAAGAAGAGCTCGATGGGATCGTCGCCAAGATCGATGCCGAGATCGACGCGGCGGTTCAGCACGCGCTCGACGCGCCGCTGCCGGACACCGATGAAATCCATAAAGATGTGCTTGAGGAGACCGCGTAA
- a CDS encoding SDR family oxidoreductase — protein MTIERVCVLGAPADQGQPLVQALLAEGFDVTAGVRRDNALADTPFPNLPTVHADITDADAMANAFAGQDAAAFHLPFEFDRARAASFGAAIAEGAKRAVLKKIVFNTACFVADHDLDLSAHDGRRDIEAALEATGIPCVFIEPTVFMDNQYRIWTRPLIMREGIFAYPAKPDLKINWVCLEDVGQAMTRALMTDAADGMHVPLGGPEALTGDEVAANLSEAIGKPVRFKSLAPEEFAAGMSELVTGSREVQPLSIYDGMAKFYAFYNSQPVSPLLVDPQDARDLLGMQHTSHLEWASAKDWIAGLG, from the coding sequence ATGACAATCGAGAGAGTCTGCGTCCTTGGCGCGCCCGCCGATCAGGGGCAGCCTCTGGTGCAAGCATTGTTGGCGGAAGGGTTTGACGTCACCGCTGGCGTCCGGCGCGACAATGCATTGGCAGACACACCGTTTCCCAATCTGCCGACCGTTCATGCGGATATCACTGATGCGGATGCGATGGCGAACGCCTTTGCCGGCCAGGACGCAGCAGCGTTTCATCTGCCCTTCGAGTTTGACCGCGCCCGTGCAGCCAGTTTCGGCGCCGCGATTGCCGAAGGGGCGAAACGCGCGGTTCTGAAAAAGATCGTCTTCAATACAGCCTGCTTTGTCGCCGATCACGATCTCGACCTGTCCGCTCATGATGGCCGCCGCGATATCGAAGCCGCGCTGGAAGCAACCGGCATCCCGTGTGTGTTCATCGAGCCGACCGTGTTCATGGACAACCAGTACCGGATCTGGACCCGGCCGTTGATCATGCGCGAAGGGATCTTTGCCTATCCGGCGAAGCCCGACCTCAAGATCAATTGGGTGTGCCTGGAGGATGTTGGACAGGCGATGACACGGGCGCTGATGACGGATGCGGCAGACGGAATGCATGTGCCGCTGGGCGGGCCAGAGGCGCTGACCGGAGACGAGGTTGCCGCCAATCTATCCGAGGCGATTGGCAAGCCGGTGCGGTTCAAAAGTCTCGCGCCGGAGGAGTTCGCTGCCGGGATGAGCGAGTTGGTGACCGGATCGCGCGAAGTGCAGCCGCTCAGCATCTATGACGGCATGGCGAAGTTTTACGCGTTCTATAACTCGCAGCCCGTTTCGCCGCTTTTGGTCGATCCGCAAGATGCCCGTGACCTGCTTGGCATGCAGCACACCTCGCATCTCGAATGGGCCAGCGCAAAAGACTGGATAGCCGGGCTAGGGTAA
- a CDS encoding cupin domain-containing protein → MALLSHELFSRILTPDSARQVIECHLDQRVTKIEDETFLGLGFDMTQFMELLRDRLWRSENEIEFFLNDRKGRSKEAWSSAIQPSGVLTLDALMRLKAQKTSIYVHSIDRMVQPIRELVRDMTATGYFAARVYAMYSPANAHSTPKHVDPTDVIAMQLHGSKDWLIDTQPKIANLMPGTSMIQSSDGDFIEPAEYSIAPGEAMFIPRGFLHHAKSSNEDSLHLVVALQPLTWMDVMENIAKVWAEQQPELRASVLAADTDGEIVSSFAAAAELFANSSDAQFVQETASSLMKERAQKRHVTEFGQLFAKAPDDLL, encoded by the coding sequence ATGGCTTTACTTTCCCATGAGCTGTTTTCGCGAATTCTCACGCCGGATTCGGCCAGGCAGGTGATCGAGTGCCATCTCGATCAGCGGGTCACGAAAATCGAGGATGAGACTTTCCTGGGTCTCGGCTTCGATATGACGCAGTTCATGGAGCTCTTGCGCGACCGGCTGTGGCGCAGCGAGAATGAGATTGAGTTCTTCCTGAATGATCGCAAAGGCCGCTCCAAAGAGGCATGGTCCAGCGCGATCCAGCCAAGTGGCGTCCTGACGCTTGACGCGCTGATGCGGTTGAAGGCACAGAAAACCAGCATTTACGTCCATAGTATCGATCGCATGGTTCAGCCTATTCGCGAACTCGTGCGCGATATGACGGCGACCGGCTATTTCGCTGCGCGGGTCTATGCGATGTATTCGCCTGCCAACGCCCATTCGACCCCGAAACACGTCGATCCGACCGACGTGATCGCGATGCAATTGCACGGGTCAAAGGACTGGCTGATCGATACCCAGCCAAAAATCGCAAATTTGATGCCGGGAACATCGATGATTCAATCGTCAGATGGAGATTTTATCGAACCGGCCGAGTATTCGATCGCTCCGGGCGAAGCGATGTTCATACCACGCGGATTCCTGCATCATGCAAAGTCTTCAAACGAGGACTCGTTGCACCTGGTTGTCGCATTACAGCCGCTGACATGGATGGATGTGATGGAAAACATTGCGAAAGTGTGGGCTGAACAGCAACCCGAGCTGCGCGCGAGTGTGCTCGCGGCGGATACAGATGGCGAGATCGTCAGCAGCTTTGCGGCAGCGGCAGAGCTGTTCGCCAATTCCAGCGATGCACAATTCGTGCAGGAAACTGCCAGCTCCCTGATGAAGGAGCGGGCTCAAAAACGGCACGTCACAGAATTTGGGCAGCTATTCGCCAAAGCGCCTGACGACTTGCTTTGA
- a CDS encoding lipoyl domain-containing protein: protein MAEEIRIPKLGMSATEVTLAEWMFGDGETVSKGDIIYTAETDKTTVEIEAQAGGVIRPTGEEGQQYKVGDLVGTIE, encoded by the coding sequence TTGGCTGAAGAAATCCGCATCCCCAAGCTCGGGATGAGCGCGACCGAAGTGACCTTGGCTGAATGGATGTTCGGCGATGGTGAGACCGTGTCAAAGGGCGACATCATTTACACCGCCGAAACCGACAAGACGACGGTCGAGATTGAAGCGCAGGCGGGCGGGGTGATCCGCCCGACCGGTGAGGAGGGCCAGCAATACAAGGTCGGCGACCTCGTCGGCACAATTGAATAG
- a CDS encoding alpha-ketoacid dehydrogenase subunit beta — translation MAEITMTEALNKAIDEAMAEDDGVFCLGEDVAAKQGGGVFKITSGLTEKYGENRIRATPISETAIIGAAVGAALAGQRPIAEIMLMNFVGVCMDQIVNHAAKLRFMSGGQTPCPIVIRTTTGVGVGFGGQHSDMLEAWFAHVAGMHVVTPSNAADARGLMRSAIDANDPVVFIENILCYGLKSEDPGPGYRVPLGKAAVAKAGSDISLITYGRTVLDALEVAGELEKEGVSVEVIDLRTIAPYDEETVLASVNKTGRAITLHEAVRPFGTGAEIAANIQEKCWDRLKGPVRRIGGTFSAVPFATHLEQAWIPQKSDIVAQIKASVGKV, via the coding sequence ATGGCTGAGATCACCATGACCGAGGCCCTCAACAAGGCCATTGACGAAGCCATGGCCGAAGATGACGGCGTGTTCTGCCTGGGCGAAGACGTTGCAGCCAAACAAGGCGGCGGGGTGTTCAAGATCACTTCCGGCCTCACCGAAAAATATGGCGAAAACCGCATTCGCGCAACGCCGATCTCGGAAACCGCAATTATTGGTGCGGCAGTCGGCGCAGCGCTTGCGGGCCAGCGCCCAATTGCAGAGATCATGCTGATGAACTTTGTCGGCGTCTGCATGGACCAGATCGTCAACCACGCGGCGAAATTGCGCTTCATGTCGGGTGGTCAGACGCCGTGCCCGATCGTGATCCGCACCACGACTGGCGTGGGCGTGGGCTTTGGTGGGCAGCACTCGGATATGCTGGAGGCGTGGTTCGCGCACGTCGCTGGGATGCATGTGGTGACGCCAAGCAACGCTGCCGATGCGCGCGGCCTGATGCGCTCTGCCATCGATGCGAATGACCCTGTGGTCTTCATCGAAAACATCCTTTGTTATGGTCTGAAATCCGAAGATCCCGGACCCGGATACCGTGTGCCTTTGGGCAAGGCGGCGGTGGCCAAGGCGGGCTCCGACATTTCGCTGATCACCTATGGCCGCACGGTGCTCGATGCGCTTGAGGTCGCGGGTGAGCTGGAGAAGGAAGGTGTCAGCGTCGAGGTGATCGACCTGCGCACCATCGCTCCTTACGATGAGGAAACAGTGCTGGCGTCGGTCAACAAGACTGGTCGCGCTATCACTCTGCACGAAGCGGTTCGCCCCTTCGGAACCGGCGCTGAGATTGCTGCCAACATTCAGGAAAAGTGCTGGGACAGGCTGAAAGGTCCGGTCCGCAGGATTGGCGGAACATTCTCCGCCGTGCCGTTCGCGACGCATCTTGAGCAGGCCTGGATCCCGCAAAAGAGCGACATCGTTGCGCAGATCAAGGCATCGGTAGGGAAGGTCTGA
- a CDS encoding SDR family oxidoreductase, which yields MTIRAGRSLGYRITNGNQLGDNAMDLGLTGKKVIMNGGAHGLGLASLRHFAAEGADVAFFSRKEDKIEAAKKEIDAAGPGKVHGEVFDMASGADAYKKWIGDAADALGGCDIFVHMASSSGTGGTGDWQQGLDMDILGAVHAIEVLTPHLEASDSGSIVLMSSTAALETFVAPQAFNALKAALITHGSQLAQAMAPLGIKVNCVSPGAIYYPGGNWEMIKDAVPPLYEGTLAKMPMGRFGEPEEVAKTVVFVASPACPYMTGANVVVDGGFTQRVQF from the coding sequence TTGACGATACGCGCCGGGCGATCGCTCGGCTATCGCATCACCAACGGCAATCAGTTGGGAGACAACGCGATGGATCTGGGACTTACAGGCAAGAAAGTCATTATGAACGGCGGTGCGCACGGGCTTGGCCTTGCATCGCTGCGGCACTTTGCTGCGGAAGGCGCGGATGTCGCGTTCTTCAGCCGCAAGGAAGACAAGATTGAAGCCGCCAAGAAAGAGATCGACGCGGCTGGACCGGGCAAGGTTCATGGCGAAGTGTTCGATATGGCAAGCGGAGCCGATGCCTATAAGAAATGGATCGGCGATGCAGCGGATGCCTTGGGCGGCTGCGATATCTTCGTTCACATGGCAAGCTCTTCTGGCACAGGCGGCACTGGCGATTGGCAGCAGGGTCTCGACATGGACATCCTTGGTGCGGTTCACGCTATCGAAGTGCTCACCCCGCATCTCGAAGCATCCGACAGTGGATCGATTGTCCTGATGTCTTCGACCGCCGCACTGGAAACATTCGTGGCGCCGCAAGCCTTCAACGCTTTGAAAGCCGCGCTGATCACCCACGGCTCTCAGCTCGCGCAGGCGATGGCACCGCTGGGGATCAAGGTGAATTGCGTCTCGCCCGGCGCGATCTATTATCCCGGCGGGAACTGGGAAATGATCAAGGATGCGGTGCCGCCGCTCTACGAAGGCACGCTGGCGAAGATGCCAATGGGCCGCTTTGGAGAGCCGGAGGAAGTGGCCAAGACCGTGGTCTTCGTCGCCAGCCCAGCCTGCCCGTATATGACCGGCGCCAATGTCGTGGTCGATGGCGGCTTCACGCAGCGCGTCCAGTTCTAA